The following are from one region of the Ruficoccus sp. ZRK36 genome:
- a CDS encoding DEAD/DEAH box helicase, with product MTDYSFKDLALAAPLERALTEKGYTNPSPIQAEAIPVLLRGHDLLACAQTGTGKTAAFALPMLQRLYEENRRPQQREVRTLVLSPTRELAVQIADSFRAYGKHMRLSVSLAYGGVAQSPQRRALKNGVDVLVATPGRLLDLYQQGCMDLSGVHTFVLDEADHMLDMGFIHDIRRIAKELPRERQTLMFSATMANSIAELAERLLKNPRQIRIAPAATTAEKVEQKVYFVEHANKRDLLVHLLNDHADGNPDELRLIFTKTKHGANRLATQLTRDGIAADAIHGNKSQAARQKALDRFRKREISVLVATDVAARGIDVKDITLVVNFDLPMEPDSYVHRIGRTARAGASGLAVSLCCGEQLSLLMAAERLIGYSVPEDSDHPFHAEPIAIRHRNPSKRRDDRAPSGKRGPSFSNGPRKKNFRRNNKHMDRKGRRRAPKAAQA from the coding sequence ATGACCGACTATTCCTTCAAGGATCTTGCCTTGGCGGCGCCGCTTGAACGTGCGTTGACCGAAAAAGGCTACACGAATCCCTCCCCCATCCAGGCGGAGGCTATCCCCGTCCTGCTGCGCGGCCACGACCTGCTCGCCTGCGCCCAGACCGGGACCGGTAAGACCGCGGCCTTTGCCCTGCCCATGCTGCAGCGCCTCTACGAGGAGAACCGCCGACCGCAGCAGCGCGAAGTGCGCACGCTCGTCCTCTCCCCCACCCGTGAGCTGGCCGTGCAGATCGCCGACAGCTTCCGTGCCTACGGCAAGCACATGCGCCTCAGCGTGAGCCTGGCCTATGGCGGTGTCGCCCAGAGCCCGCAGCGTCGCGCCCTCAAGAACGGTGTCGATGTCCTCGTGGCCACACCGGGCCGCCTGCTCGACCTCTATCAGCAGGGCTGCATGGACCTTTCCGGGGTGCACACCTTTGTCCTGGACGAAGCCGATCACATGCTGGACATGGGCTTTATCCATGACATCCGCCGCATCGCCAAGGAGCTTCCCCGCGAGCGCCAGACCCTGATGTTTTCCGCCACCATGGCGAACTCGATCGCCGAGCTGGCAGAGCGCCTGTTGAAGAACCCGCGCCAGATCCGCATCGCCCCAGCCGCCACCACCGCCGAAAAGGTTGAGCAAAAGGTGTACTTCGTCGAGCACGCTAACAAGCGCGACCTCCTCGTCCACCTGCTCAACGATCACGCCGATGGCAACCCGGACGAGCTGCGCCTCATCTTTACCAAGACCAAGCACGGTGCCAACCGACTGGCCACGCAGCTGACCCGCGACGGCATCGCCGCGGACGCCATCCACGGCAACAAGTCTCAGGCTGCCCGCCAGAAGGCACTCGACCGCTTCCGTAAACGCGAAATCAGCGTCCTCGTAGCCACCGACGTGGCCGCACGCGGGATCGACGTCAAGGACATCACCCTGGTGGTCAACTTTGACCTGCCGATGGAGCCGGACAGCTATGTCCACCGCATCGGCCGTACCGCCCGTGCCGGTGCCAGCGGCCTGGCCGTCTCCCTCTGCTGTGGCGAACAGCTCTCGCTGCTCATGGCCGCCGAGCGCCTCATCGGCTACAGCGTGCCCGAGGATTCTGACCATCCCTTCCACGCCGAGCCGATCGCTATCCGCCACCGCAACCCGAGCAAGCGCCGCGATGATCGTGCGCCGAGCGGCAAGCGTGGGCCGAGCTTCAGCAACGGACCGCGTAAGAAGAACTTTCGGCGGAACAACAAGCACATGGACCGCAAGGGTCGCCGTCGCGCCCCCAAGGCAGCCCAGGCTTAA
- the xerD gene encoding site-specific tyrosine recombinase XerD: MSATPPRYTISDPLVDDFLLYLETERGLSNNTVEAYGNDLAHVWEYLKAKGVMEWAGVERKHLEGWMSELAKLDYEPATVARKLSALRMFAKFLVRERVCVKDFCELLDSPKLHRKLPGTLSAEEVERLLDAPDEDSPQGLRDRAMLELMYSSGLRVSELCGLPLQAVDLDEGFVRIFGKGSKERVVPVGSKAVTALERYLDVARPKLVKPRTGSDLFLSQWGRALSRKTFWVNLRRHAATAGINKPVKPHLLRHSFATHLLENGADLRAIQEMLGHADISTTQIYTAVKTDSLASQHAQFHPRRKQVSGGDETAD; the protein is encoded by the coding sequence ATGTCTGCGACCCCTCCGCGCTATACGATATCCGATCCGCTGGTAGATGATTTCCTGCTCTACCTGGAGACGGAGCGCGGTCTGTCGAATAACACGGTGGAGGCCTACGGCAATGACCTCGCGCATGTCTGGGAATACCTCAAGGCCAAGGGGGTGATGGAGTGGGCGGGTGTCGAGCGTAAGCATCTGGAAGGCTGGATGAGTGAGCTGGCCAAGCTCGACTACGAGCCGGCGACGGTCGCCCGCAAGCTCTCCGCGCTGCGCATGTTCGCCAAGTTCCTCGTACGCGAGCGTGTGTGCGTGAAAGACTTCTGCGAGCTGCTGGACAGCCCGAAGCTGCACCGCAAGCTCCCCGGTACGCTCAGCGCGGAGGAGGTCGAGCGCCTGCTCGATGCGCCCGATGAGGATAGCCCGCAGGGGCTGCGTGACCGGGCCATGCTGGAGCTGATGTACTCCAGCGGGCTGCGTGTATCCGAGCTGTGCGGACTGCCGCTGCAGGCGGTGGATCTTGACGAGGGCTTTGTGCGGATCTTTGGTAAAGGCTCAAAGGAGCGCGTCGTGCCCGTCGGCTCAAAGGCCGTCACCGCGCTTGAGCGCTACCTTGATGTAGCCCGCCCGAAGCTGGTCAAGCCGCGTACCGGCAGCGATTTATTTCTAAGCCAGTGGGGGCGTGCGCTGTCCCGCAAAACCTTCTGGGTAAACCTGCGCAGGCATGCCGCTACGGCCGGGATCAATAAGCCCGTCAAGCCGCACCTGCTGCGTCACTCCTTTGCCACGCATCTGCTGGAGAATGGCGCCGACCTGCGTGCCATTCAGGAAATGCTGGGTCACGCGGACATCTCGACCACGCAGATCTATACCGCCGTGAAGACGGACTCGCTGGCCAGCCAGCATGCGCAGTTCCACCCCCGCCGTAAGCAAGTCTCCGGCGGGGATGAAACGGCGGATTAA
- the argA gene encoding amino-acid N-acetyltransferase — translation MPSDTKTTLKPTDLRGILEYVPQFRDHVFVIALDGSIIDDENFSNVMTDIAVLRSLNIDIVLVHGIGRQIKRLAEDSGIPISDAHGSGPTDEATLEMAVAASSEVAETLTRALTQNGLRYVVTNAVRATEMGVIRGKDLGHTGKVDRLDERLIRLMLSEGVVPVFSPLAFDRDGQPCRLNSDQLASELAMRLNASKLIYLTPFPGLVVEGAPLLNVPLDELQALITKHKKSLDERLLSKASCAARTLEAGTPRAHILDGRIFGGLLTEIFDKVGLGTMIHANDYQQIRAARKKDAASIFAITRNAAKSETLRTRTRHSIEEAIGHFYVYEIDESIVGCFSLMPLEDKTVELGAVLVQPFYQGRGVGLKLVEFACLEARRMKADRVIALSTQAGNFFRDIAGFSEGSETDLPKARREDYKANARRSRIFVKALAPARKKRTKA, via the coding sequence ATGCCTTCGGATACGAAGACCACGCTCAAGCCGACCGACCTGCGCGGCATCCTCGAATATGTGCCGCAGTTCCGCGACCACGTCTTTGTCATCGCGCTGGATGGCTCGATCATCGACGACGAGAACTTCTCCAACGTGATGACGGACATCGCCGTCCTGCGCAGCCTGAACATCGACATCGTGCTCGTGCACGGGATCGGGCGGCAGATCAAGCGTCTGGCCGAGGACAGCGGTATCCCCATCAGTGATGCCCATGGCAGCGGCCCGACGGATGAGGCCACGCTGGAGATGGCCGTCGCCGCCTCCTCGGAGGTAGCCGAGACCTTGACCCGTGCCCTCACTCAGAACGGCCTGCGCTATGTCGTGACCAACGCCGTGCGCGCCACCGAGATGGGCGTGATCCGCGGTAAGGACCTCGGCCACACCGGTAAGGTGGACCGGCTCGATGAGCGCTTGATCCGGCTCATGCTCTCCGAGGGGGTCGTCCCGGTGTTCTCGCCACTGGCCTTCGACCGCGACGGGCAGCCCTGCCGCCTCAACTCCGACCAGCTGGCCAGTGAACTGGCCATGCGCCTCAACGCCTCGAAACTGATCTACCTCACGCCCTTCCCCGGCCTCGTGGTCGAGGGCGCTCCCCTGCTGAACGTCCCGCTGGACGAGCTCCAGGCCCTCATCACCAAGCACAAGAAGAGCCTCGACGAGCGCCTGCTCTCGAAGGCTTCCTGTGCCGCACGCACGCTGGAGGCAGGCACTCCACGCGCCCACATCCTCGACGGGCGCATCTTTGGCGGGCTGCTGACCGAGATATTTGATAAGGTCGGGCTGGGCACGATGATCCACGCCAACGACTACCAGCAGATCCGGGCCGCCCGCAAAAAGGACGCAGCCAGCATCTTTGCCATCACCCGTAACGCCGCCAAGAGCGAGACGCTGCGCACCCGTACCCGCCACTCCATCGAGGAGGCGATCGGACACTTTTACGTTTACGAAATCGACGAGAGCATCGTGGGCTGCTTCAGCCTGATGCCGCTGGAGGACAAGACCGTCGAGCTCGGCGCTGTGCTCGTACAGCCCTTTTATCAGGGGCGTGGCGTCGGCCTGAAGCTGGTCGAGTTCGCCTGTCTGGAGGCTCGCCGGATGAAAGCAGACCGCGTGATCGCCCTGAGCACGCAGGCCGGGAACTTTTTCCGCGACATCGCCGGGTTCTCCGAAGGTAGCGAAACGGACCTCCCGAAAGCCCGCCGCGAAGACTACAAGGCCAACGCGCGCCGCTCACGCATCTTTGTCAAAGCCCTCGCCCCCGCGCGTAAAAAGCGCACCAAAGCGTAG
- a CDS encoding transglycosylase SLT domain-containing protein codes for MKKLLQDPVRFCLVCLAVGAILGCVDGLTYRPLARKEATPQRVWSYISSEAPKQGIDPAFVYAIAKAESGLNPMANSGYAHGMMQLSKVAWHEVSNSSYRFAWNWYSNVYVAIDYLAFCKEFLEQHNKFSYPLLAACYRYGPYKVKAEGFSIAKLPAPTNRIYQQLFAGNTSPVKTP; via the coding sequence ATGAAAAAGCTGCTTCAGGACCCCGTTCGTTTCTGTCTGGTCTGTTTAGCAGTGGGGGCGATCCTTGGTTGTGTCGATGGTTTGACCTACCGGCCCCTGGCCCGCAAAGAGGCTACCCCGCAGCGAGTCTGGAGCTATATTTCCTCTGAGGCTCCCAAGCAGGGGATCGATCCAGCATTCGTTTATGCCATCGCGAAGGCCGAGAGCGGTCTCAACCCGATGGCGAACTCCGGCTACGCCCACGGGATGATGCAGCTCAGCAAGGTCGCCTGGCACGAGGTCAGCAACAGCTCCTATCGGTTTGCCTGGAACTGGTACTCGAACGTCTACGTGGCCATCGACTATCTGGCCTTCTGCAAGGAGTTCCTGGAGCAGCACAATAAATTCTCCTATCCCCTGCTGGCTGCCTGCTATCGCTACGGCCCCTATAAGGTCAAAGCCGAAGGCTTCTCGATAGCAAAGCTGCCCGCGCCGACAAACCGAATCTACCAGCAGCTCTTCGCCGGAAATACGTCCCCGGTCAAGACGCCCTGA